One stretch of Lachnospiraceae bacterium oral taxon 096 DNA includes these proteins:
- a CDS encoding CbrC family protein: MNTKNLPHFKYNPNVYKNGMVEFGSGICQCCGEKTNAYIQNIYAIEDIDCICMNCVSSGKAAHKFNGTYIQDADWIDNPIATEELYKKTPGYISWQGEHWAACCNDYCEYIGTVGTKELEELGITEQLFDEDGSFDGYDNARQYLVKDGSFCGYLFQCFHCGKYHLRVDAD; this comes from the coding sequence TTGAATACAAAGAATTTGCCACATTTTAAGTATAATCCGAATGTATATAAAAATGGAATGGTGGAATTTGGCAGTGGAATATGTCAATGTTGTGGAGAAAAGACAAATGCATATATACAGAATATTTATGCAATAGAGGATATTGATTGCATATGTATGAACTGTGTATCTTCTGGAAAAGCAGCACATAAGTTCAATGGAACATATATACAAGATGCAGATTGGATTGACAATCCCATTGCGACAGAAGAATTATACAAAAAAACGCCAGGATATATTAGCTGGCAGGGAGAGCATTGGGCTGCATGCTGTAATGATTATTGTGAATATATTGGAACAGTTGGAACAAAAGAGCTAGAAGAGCTAGGCATTACAGAGCAATTGTTTGATGAAGATGGTTCATTTGATGGGTATGATAATGCACGGCAATATCTAGTAAAAGACGGCAGTTTTTGTGGCTATTTATTTCAGTGTTTTCATTGTGGGAAGTATCATCTTCGTGTTGATGCCGATTAG
- a CDS encoding DEAD/DEAH box helicase family protein, whose product MGNFDYLKKEKRFAAFSDVAISTEKLLYDPGLCVVNCRRAMEFAIKWMYSVDASLTKPYQDNLVSLMNTEEFRNIIDENLLKRMNFIRKIGNQGAHNARKITEEQAILCLENLHIFFDFLSYCYADNYVEQRFDKSLLTKEVKPQKTGEISDIDLDKLIAENASLKALLTEQRKEKIQSYVEKPLELSEYSTRKIYIDTMLADAGWREGSDWLNEVKIKGVPTDSGNGFADYVLYDDAHRPLAIVEAKRTCMDVVSGRRQANNYADAIEKESGRRPCVFLTNGFDTRIIDGEYPERKVASVYSKEDLEKMFNLRKMKTSLENVVVDKNIAGRYYQEAAIKAVCDAFDKKHRRKALLVMATGSGKTRTVIELCHVFLDAGWVKNILFLADRTSLVIQAKRAFRNNYPDLSVTNLCEEKDNYNAHCVFSTYQTMMNCIDSVKEEERKIFTCGHFDLVICDEAHRSIYNKYKNIFTYFDAPLVGLTATPKDDIDKNTYERFDLEQGVPTYGYELSQAVKDGYLVDFLSVETKLKFIEEGIVYEELSDEDKSIYENTFETEDGGIPESISSSALNKWIFNTDTIRKVLDTFMKNGIKIDYGQKIGKSIIFAKNHAHAEKILEIFNKEYPHLNGYAQVIDNRIKFAQSIIDDFSDAKKLPQIAISVDMLDTGIDVPEVVNLVFFKKVMSYAKFWQMIGRGTRLCPGLIDGVDKSKFYIFDFCGNFDFFRIHKDQGKTVANDIPIQTAIFNLKFEIAYRLQDLDYQSDELRAFRKRLVEEMVAKVSELSRDSFDVKQHLKFVEVYSTEEGYKALTFEDTMLIREELSPLILPEDDEISAVRFDALMYGIELACLAGKSYKRFVGDLKKNVKSLASLANITEINEQANLIEDILHTDYIKSCGVNEFEIMREKLRGLMKYIPRGGIQYDTNFTDDIISIEWNESELESDSLKNYRAKAEYYIREHMDNEAIKKLKSNIPLNKEDIKELEKVLWSELGTKEEYEQEYGQKPLGELVREIVGLDMNAAKEAFSAYLENSNLDSRQIYFVNQIVEYIVRNGVMKDLSVLQEAPFTDQGSIVEIFTDLGVWVNIKSIIDRINENAAA is encoded by the coding sequence ATGGGCAACTTTGACTATTTGAAAAAGGAAAAGAGGTTTGCGGCCTTTTCTGATGTTGCTATTTCGACAGAAAAACTTTTATATGATCCAGGACTATGTGTGGTAAATTGCCGTAGAGCTATGGAATTTGCTATCAAATGGATGTATTCGGTAGATGCTTCATTGACTAAACCATATCAGGACAATCTGGTTAGTTTGATGAACACGGAAGAATTCAGAAATATTATTGATGAAAATCTATTGAAGCGTATGAATTTTATACGCAAGATAGGTAATCAAGGTGCACATAATGCAAGGAAAATAACAGAGGAGCAGGCGATACTTTGTCTTGAGAATCTGCATATATTCTTTGATTTTTTGAGCTATTGTTATGCGGATAATTATGTTGAACAAAGATTTGATAAATCACTTCTGACAAAAGAGGTTAAGCCACAAAAGACAGGGGAAATTTCCGATATCGATTTAGATAAGTTGATCGCAGAGAATGCATCACTTAAGGCTTTACTTACAGAGCAGAGAAAAGAAAAAATTCAAAGCTATGTTGAAAAGCCATTGGAGCTTTCAGAGTATTCAACAAGAAAAATATATATTGACACTATGCTTGCAGATGCAGGATGGAGGGAAGGTTCTGATTGGTTAAATGAGGTAAAGATAAAGGGAGTACCTACAGATTCGGGCAATGGATTTGCAGACTATGTGCTCTATGATGATGCTCACAGACCACTTGCAATCGTAGAGGCAAAGCGTACATGTATGGATGTTGTATCTGGAAGAAGGCAGGCAAACAACTATGCTGATGCGATTGAGAAAGAAAGTGGAAGGCGACCTTGTGTTTTCCTTACCAATGGATTTGATACCAGAATAATCGATGGCGAATATCCTGAAAGAAAGGTAGCAAGTGTATATTCAAAAGAAGACTTAGAAAAGATGTTTAATCTAAGAAAAATGAAAACATCTCTTGAAAATGTCGTTGTAGATAAGAATATTGCGGGTCGATACTATCAGGAGGCGGCAATCAAGGCGGTATGTGATGCTTTCGATAAAAAACATCGCAGGAAAGCATTACTTGTGATGGCAACAGGTTCAGGAAAGACAAGAACGGTAATCGAGTTGTGTCATGTATTTCTTGATGCTGGATGGGTCAAGAATATCTTGTTCCTTGCTGACAGAACATCTTTGGTAATTCAGGCAAAGAGAGCTTTTAGAAATAATTATCCAGATTTATCGGTAACCAATCTTTGTGAAGAAAAGGATAATTATAATGCTCATTGTGTATTTTCAACCTATCAGACTATGATGAATTGTATAGATTCTGTGAAGGAAGAGGAAAGAAAAATATTTACATGTGGACATTTTGACCTTGTGATATGTGATGAAGCACATAGATCTATCTATAATAAGTACAAGAATATTTTTACCTATTTTGATGCTCCTCTTGTGGGGCTTACAGCTACGCCAAAGGATGATATTGATAAAAATACCTACGAAAGATTTGATCTGGAACAGGGAGTTCCAACCTATGGGTATGAGCTTTCACAGGCTGTAAAGGATGGATATTTGGTTGATTTTTTATCTGTTGAAACGAAGCTTAAGTTTATTGAGGAAGGAATTGTATATGAAGAGCTGTCAGATGAAGATAAGAGCATATATGAAAATACTTTCGAGACAGAGGACGGTGGTATACCTGAGTCAATAAGTTCATCTGCACTGAATAAATGGATATTCAACACCGATACTATTCGCAAAGTGCTTGATACATTTATGAAAAATGGAATCAAAATAGATTACGGACAAAAGATTGGAAAGAGTATTATCTTTGCAAAGAACCATGCACATGCGGAGAAGATCTTAGAGATTTTTAATAAGGAGTATCCACATTTAAATGGCTATGCACAGGTTATTGACAATAGGATTAAGTTTGCACAGAGTATTATAGATGATTTTTCAGATGCAAAGAAGTTGCCACAGATAGCTATTTCTGTAGACATGTTGGATACGGGTATTGATGTGCCTGAGGTTGTCAATCTTGTTTTCTTTAAGAAGGTAATGAGTTATGCGAAGTTTTGGCAGATGATAGGGCGTGGCACAAGACTATGTCCGGGGCTCATTGACGGCGTAGATAAGTCTAAATTTTATATCTTTGATTTTTGTGGAAACTTTGATTTCTTTAGAATCCATAAGGATCAGGGGAAAACTGTTGCCAATGATATTCCAATACAGACGGCCATCTTTAATTTGAAGTTTGAGATAGCCTATAGATTGCAGGATTTAGACTATCAGAGTGATGAGCTGAGAGCATTTAGAAAAAGACTTGTTGAAGAGATGGTGGCCAAGGTATCAGAGCTTTCAAGGGATAGCTTTGATGTAAAGCAACATTTAAAATTTGTGGAAGTATATTCTACGGAGGAAGGCTATAAGGCACTTACATTTGAAGATACGATGCTGATAAGAGAAGAACTTTCACCTCTTATTTTACCTGAAGATGATGAAATCAGTGCAGTGCGTTTTGATGCACTGATGTATGGCATTGAGCTTGCATGTCTTGCAGGCAAATCGTATAAGAGGTTTGTTGGTGACTTAAAGAAGAATGTAAAAAGCCTTGCAAGTCTTGCAAATATTACAGAAATAAATGAGCAAGCAAATCTTATCGAAGATATTTTACATACAGATTATATAAAGAGCTGTGGAGTCAATGAGTTTGAGATAATGAGAGAAAAACTCCGTGGACTGATGAAGTATATCCCAAGGGGAGGTATTCAATATGATACCAACTTCACTGATGACATTATTTCTATAGAGTGGAATGAGTCAGAACTGGAAAGTGATTCATTGAAAAATTATCGTGCAAAGGCTGAATATTATATCAGAGAGCATATGGATAATGAGGCAATAAAAAAGCTGAAATCAAATATTCCACTGAATAAAGAAGATATCAAGGAGCTTGAAAAAGTGCTTTGGTCAGAGCTTGGAACGAAAGAGGAGTATGAGCAGGAATATGGGCAAAAGCCTCTTGGCGAGCTGGTGAGAGAAATTGTCGGTCTTGATATGAATGCTGCAAAGGAAGCGTTTTCAGCATATCTTGAGAACAGTAACCTTGACAGCAGACAGATTTATTTTGTAAACCAAATTGTAGAGTATATCGTTCGCAATGGCGTGATGAAAGATTTATCCGTACTACAGGAAGCACCATTTACAGATCAAGGAAGTATAGTAGAAATATTTACAGACTTAGGTGTATGGGTAAATATCAAAAGTATTATTGATCGCATTAATGAGAATGCTGCTGCGTAG
- a CDS encoding restriction endonuclease subunit S, which translates to MILEDICDVYSGYAIKQFNEDKIGVPVIKIGNILMDGTIELEDCQYTTEKVNQKYYSEYQDIYIALSGATTGKIGILKRQDKFIVNQRVGIVRKKDNNIPIEFIKYFLFHHTDRIFKEAAGCAQPNISPKQIGKYKVPIIDDSRMKYVVEILDSLTRIINKRKRQLNYLDELIKARFVEMFVSKNYPREELDNLSYGKGEYGAQSASVEYNSSRPRYVRITDIKEDGSLNDDVVCSANVEDDKLYKLKYGDFCFARMGATVGKTYAYRGGNQIFAGYLIRYKLNLNRIIPEYLYEFTRLHEYRNWVSLNQSGAAQPGINAKKYGSLRIPVAPLEEQRVFAKFVEEVNKSKVVFHHVAQIHIYKTSTLL; encoded by the coding sequence ATGATTTTAGAAGATATATGTGATGTATATTCTGGGTATGCAATAAAACAGTTTAATGAAGATAAGATAGGAGTTCCCGTAATAAAAATTGGAAATATACTTATGGATGGAACTATAGAATTGGAAGATTGCCAATACACAACAGAAAAAGTAAATCAAAAATACTATTCTGAATATCAAGATATTTATATAGCACTTTCAGGAGCTACTACTGGGAAAATAGGAATATTAAAAAGACAGGACAAGTTTATAGTAAATCAACGAGTAGGAATTGTTAGAAAAAAGGATAATAATATACCTATAGAGTTTATTAAATATTTTCTTTTCCATCATACAGATAGAATATTTAAAGAAGCAGCAGGTTGTGCTCAGCCAAATATTAGTCCTAAGCAAATTGGCAAATATAAGGTACCTATAATTGATGATAGTAGAATGAAATATGTTGTCGAAATACTTGATAGTTTGACAAGAATTATTAACAAAAGAAAAAGACAGTTGAACTATTTAGATGAACTTATTAAAGCCCGATTTGTAGAGATGTTTGTAAGTAAAAATTATCCAAGAGAAGAGTTAGATAACCTTTCATATGGTAAAGGAGAATATGGAGCGCAATCAGCATCCGTTGAATATAATTCAAGTAGACCTAGATATGTAAGAATTACAGACATTAAGGAAGACGGTTCACTAAATGATGATGTTGTTTGCTCTGCAAATGTTGAAGACGATAAATTATATAAGTTAAAGTATGGAGATTTTTGTTTTGCTCGAATGGGTGCAACAGTTGGGAAAACATATGCATATAGAGGTGGAAATCAAATATTTGCTGGATATTTGATTAGATATAAGTTGAACCTCAATAGGATTATTCCAGAGTATTTATATGAGTTTACAAGACTACATGAGTATAGAAACTGGGTATCGTTGAATCAAAGTGGCGCCGCCCAGCCGGGTATAAATGCAAAAAAATATGGTTCACTGAGGATACCAGTTGCACCATTGGAAGAGCAGAGAGTATTTGCTAAATTTGTTGAAGAAGTCAACAAATCAAAAGTTGTCTTCCACCATGTAGCCCAAATCCATATATACAAAACCTCAACTTTGCTGTAA
- a CDS encoding ABC transporter ATP-binding protein, with protein sequence MLKILHRIVCMTGKYSSRIRASYITSFIKGIMMKAPLILSFFAISLFMKGQMNEKKCLYLGIGLVLCIAVEAVFEHITNVLQSATGYQVFADMRMRLGDHLRKLPMGYFTEGNIGKISAVLCTDMVFIEECCMGVLSELVTFMISQGLMILMMFVMDIRLGIAALAVIIAFVIVGNLMMKTTLEHSKTKQEGSESLTEEVLDFAEGIGIIKSFNMLGEKSKSLSNEFNKSCKESIGFEENYGPWARALYLTYGIGTSFMLAVAGLLYANGKMTPDYMMGMVLFLFDIFISIESYYGQITRLTVTAASLDRIEEVFEAEELHDSGDIALSKNVNKTQNDLVVEYSDVSFGYTEKNVLNHISFDMKKGEMTALVGPSGGGKSTIASLLARFWDIKDGTIKVDGKDIKNISLGSLMDKISMVFQRVYLFQDTIYNNIAIGRPNATREEVIEAAKKARCYDLIMSLPEGFDTVIGEGGASLSGGEKQRISIARCILKDSPIVILDEATASVDADNECAIQEAISELCKNKTLLVIAHRLKTIKDADQILVISDGRIIERGNHNQLMEKDGVYAHMVSVQAS encoded by the coding sequence ATGCTAAAGATACTTCATAGAATTGTTTGTATGACAGGAAAATATAGTTCCAGAATCAGGGCTTCGTATATTACTTCTTTCATCAAGGGTATTATGATGAAGGCACCGTTGATATTAAGTTTTTTTGCTATCAGTCTGTTTATGAAGGGGCAAATGAATGAAAAGAAATGCCTTTATCTTGGAATTGGTCTTGTTCTGTGCATAGCAGTTGAAGCTGTTTTTGAGCACATAACGAATGTTCTTCAATCAGCAACAGGATATCAGGTGTTTGCTGATATGCGAATGAGACTTGGAGATCATCTCAGAAAACTTCCGATGGGATACTTTACAGAAGGAAATATTGGAAAAATAAGTGCAGTTTTATGCACAGACATGGTATTTATTGAAGAGTGTTGTATGGGTGTTTTATCGGAACTCGTGACTTTTATGATTTCACAGGGCTTGATGATACTCATGATGTTTGTAATGGATATACGCTTAGGTATTGCTGCATTGGCAGTCATTATCGCATTTGTAATTGTTGGAAATCTTATGATGAAAACTACGCTTGAGCATTCAAAAACGAAGCAAGAGGGAAGTGAATCGCTCACAGAAGAGGTTTTGGATTTTGCAGAAGGAATAGGCATTATCAAGTCATTTAATATGTTAGGGGAAAAATCCAAAAGTCTTTCCAATGAGTTTAATAAAAGTTGTAAGGAAAGTATTGGCTTTGAGGAAAATTATGGACCATGGGCGAGAGCATTATATCTTACCTACGGGATTGGCACATCATTTATGCTTGCTGTAGCAGGACTATTATATGCGAATGGAAAAATGACACCGGACTATATGATGGGAATGGTATTGTTTTTATTTGATATCTTTATTTCCATAGAGAGCTATTATGGACAAATTACAAGACTTACTGTAACAGCTGCATCTTTAGACAGAATAGAAGAAGTGTTTGAAGCAGAAGAACTTCATGATTCTGGTGATATTGCATTATCTAAAAATGTAAATAAAACACAAAATGATTTAGTTGTTGAGTATAGCGATGTAAGCTTTGGCTATACAGAAAAGAATGTGCTGAATCATATCTCATTTGACATGAAAAAGGGTGAAATGACTGCTCTGGTAGGGCCGTCAGGTGGTGGAAAATCTACAATAGCATCTCTTCTTGCAAGATTTTGGGACATCAAGGATGGAACGATTAAGGTTGATGGCAAGGATATAAAAAATATTTCATTGGGAAGTCTTATGGATAAAATCAGTATGGTGTTCCAGAGAGTTTATCTTTTCCAAGATACAATATACAACAATATCGCAATTGGCAGACCGAATGCTACAAGGGAAGAAGTGATTGAGGCAGCAAAGAAGGCAAGATGTTATGACCTTATCATGTCACTTCCTGAAGGGTTTGATACTGTAATCGGTGAAGGTGGAGCATCACTTTCTGGTGGAGAGAAGCAAAGAATTTCAATTGCCAGATGTATTCTGAAGGATTCACCAATCGTTATTTTAGATGAAGCAACAGCAAGTGTTGATGCAGATAATGAATGTGCTATACAAGAAGCGATTTCAGAATTGTGCAAGAATAAGACTCTTCTTGTCATTGCCCATAGATTAAAAACAATAAAGGATGCAGACCAGATACTTGTTATATCTGACGGAAGAATTATAGAGCGTGGAAATCACAATCAACTAATGGAAAAAGACGGCGTTTACGCACATATGGTCTCCGTGCAGGCATCTTAA
- a CDS encoding tyrosine-type recombinase/integrase — translation MEEKIVIILNEMSEYLSISQMKKLQEVILKAFSDCDASKQEISNEDFLKLFLDAKKVEGCSERTIQYYKVTIEHLLKNKETPVRRVNTEEMREYLSDYQKINNCSNTTIDNIRRNISSFFSWLEEEDYILKSPMKRIHKIKTKTVVKSVISDESIERLRDNCTSKRDKAIIDLLYSTGIRVGELVNLNISDIDLEGRECVVYGKGNKERKVYFDAKAKVHLIDYIESRDDDNEALFVTLDAPHDRLKISGVEIRLRELGRKLNIEKIHPHKFRRSMATRAIDKGMPIEQVQKILGHSQIDTTMQYAMVNQNNVKNSHQRYIA, via the coding sequence ATGGAAGAAAAAATTGTAATCATACTAAATGAAATGTCAGAGTATTTATCTATTTCACAAATGAAAAAGCTTCAGGAGGTTATCTTGAAAGCTTTTTCTGATTGTGATGCAAGTAAGCAGGAAATATCAAATGAAGACTTTTTAAAACTCTTTTTAGATGCAAAGAAAGTGGAAGGATGTTCTGAAAGGACTATACAATATTATAAGGTAACTATAGAACATTTGCTAAAGAATAAGGAAACACCGGTAAGAAGGGTAAATACCGAGGAGATGAGGGAATACCTTTCAGACTATCAAAAGATAAATAATTGTAGCAATACTACTATTGACAATATAAGACGAAATATTTCAAGTTTCTTTTCTTGGCTTGAAGAGGAGGACTATATTCTAAAAAGTCCTATGAAGCGTATACATAAGATAAAGACCAAGACTGTGGTGAAGAGTGTTATTTCCGATGAGAGTATAGAAAGACTTAGAGATAACTGTACATCAAAAAGAGACAAGGCGATAATTGATCTATTATATTCCACAGGTATTAGAGTAGGTGAGCTTGTTAATTTAAATATCAGTGACATAGACTTGGAAGGGCGTGAGTGCGTAGTCTATGGCAAGGGAAATAAAGAGAGAAAAGTATATTTTGATGCCAAAGCAAAGGTACATCTTATTGATTACATTGAAAGTAGAGATGATGATAATGAGGCTCTTTTTGTAACTTTAGATGCACCACATGATAGATTGAAAATAAGTGGAGTCGAAATTAGATTGAGGGAGCTTGGTAGAAAACTGAATATTGAGAAAATCCATCCACATAAGTTTCGTAGAAGTATGGCAACTAGGGCGATAGATAAGGGGATGCCGATAGAACAAGTGCAAAAGATACTTGGCCATTCTCAAATAGATACTACGATGCAATATGCTATGGTAAACCAAAATAATGTAAAGAATTCCCATCAAAGGTATATTGCGTGA
- a CDS encoding SAM-dependent DNA methyltransferase — translation MMTGELKNKIDGLWEVFWTGGITNPLEVVEQMTYLMFIRDIDSADNIRAKEAAMLGLPFKSIFDGEVEIGERKVEGEQLKWSVFHDFPAQRMYNIMQEWVFPFIKNLHGDKNSAYSKYMRDAIFKVNTPLMLSKIVDAMDEIYAMMDKVQSTDVRGDVYEYLLSKIAQSGVNGQFRTPRHIIRMMVEMMDPQPNDTICDPACGTSGFLVISGEYLKENYKKEVLMDRENKEHFMNNMFYGFDTDGIMLRIGAMNMMTHGIENPCIEYRDSLSDQNPDKDKYSLILANPPFKGSLDAEIVSTDLLKICKTKKTELLFLALFIRMLKIGGRCACIVPDGVLFGSSNAHKAIRKELVENQKLEAVISMPSGVFKPYAGVSTGILIFTKTNHGGTDNVWFYDMTADGKSLDDKRTPIADNDIPDIIARFKNLDDEKDRKRTDKSFMVPKSEIIEKDYDLSINKYKKVEYVPVEYPPTSEILDEIERLNEQIMEETRVLRELLKGTSN, via the coding sequence ATTATGACAGGCGAATTAAAAAATAAGATCGACGGATTATGGGAAGTATTCTGGACAGGAGGGATTACAAATCCTCTTGAAGTTGTGGAGCAGATGACCTATTTGATGTTTATCAGGGATATTGACAGTGCAGACAATATAAGAGCCAAAGAAGCAGCTATGCTGGGCTTGCCTTTTAAGAGCATTTTTGACGGTGAAGTAGAGATAGGGGAGCGCAAAGTAGAAGGCGAACAGTTGAAATGGTCTGTTTTCCACGATTTCCCTGCACAAAGAATGTATAACATAATGCAGGAATGGGTATTTCCTTTTATAAAGAATCTTCATGGCGATAAAAACAGTGCATACAGTAAATATATGAGAGATGCTATATTCAAAGTGAATACACCTTTAATGCTTTCAAAGATAGTAGACGCTATGGATGAAATCTACGCTATGATGGACAAGGTACAAAGCACGGATGTCAGAGGAGATGTATACGAGTATTTGCTTTCAAAAATTGCACAGTCAGGTGTAAACGGTCAGTTTAGAACACCAAGGCATATTATCAGAATGATGGTTGAGATGATGGATCCACAGCCGAATGATACAATATGTGATCCGGCATGCGGTACATCAGGATTTTTGGTTATCAGTGGTGAATACTTAAAGGAAAACTACAAAAAAGAAGTACTTATGGACAGGGAAAACAAAGAGCATTTTATGAACAATATGTTCTATGGATTTGATACAGACGGAATAATGCTTCGTATAGGAGCTATGAATATGATGACGCATGGCATTGAGAATCCCTGTATAGAGTACAGAGACAGTCTATCAGATCAAAATCCGGATAAGGACAAATATTCACTTATACTTGCAAATCCGCCATTTAAGGGCAGTTTGGATGCAGAAATAGTATCAACAGATCTCCTAAAAATATGTAAGACGAAAAAAACAGAGCTTTTGTTCTTGGCCCTCTTTATAAGAATGCTGAAAATAGGCGGAAGATGTGCTTGCATAGTACCTGACGGTGTACTTTTCGGTTCTTCCAATGCTCATAAAGCCATCAGAAAAGAACTGGTTGAAAACCAAAAACTTGAGGCAGTAATATCAATGCCATCAGGAGTATTTAAGCCATATGCAGGAGTGTCTACAGGTATACTTATCTTTACAAAGACCAACCATGGTGGAACAGATAATGTATGGTTCTATGATATGACAGCGGACGGTAAGAGTCTGGATGATAAGAGAACACCGATAGCAGATAATGATATACCTGATATCATAGCTCGCTTCAAGAACCTTGATGATGAAAAAGACAGAAAGCGAACAGATAAGTCATTTATGGTACCGAAGAGTGAAATCATAGAAAAAGATTATGACTTATCCATCAATAAATACAAGAAAGTGGAGTATGTTCCTGTAGAATATCCGCCAACATCAGAGATTTTGGATGAAATAGAGCGATTGAATGAGCAGATAATGGAAGAAACCAGAGTGTTGAGAGAATTATTGAAAGGGACCTCAAATTGA
- a CDS encoding restriction endonuclease subunit S: MNKRWVKFPEVLFFQEGPGVRNTQYTSEGVKLLNVANLVNGKVDISNSDRFISRDEAYGKYKHFLCDNGDFIVASSGIKVEYIDKKMGFIDKSMLPLCMNTSTIRFKVLNSKELNIRYFMYYLKSRHFKLQLAKQITGSAQLNYGPSHLKDMCIPIVDIYIQNNIVEILDKIQNIIDTYEVKIEKLDILVKARFVEMFGGRGKVVLLTNYVWFQEGPGVRSVDFAVEGINLLTGSNINDNELSFGYKSDRFISNELANGKYAHFMCDKDDILVVSSAIAPEKFDQKVAIVEEDKKYCLNTGIIRFKPNREVMTLGYFREFLKTDYFKHQVMAEMRGIAQMHFGPSHLKQMTILLPESMEQQIEFEKFITQVNKSKVEVKKALDEAQLLFDSLMQKYFG, encoded by the coding sequence ATGAATAAAAGATGGGTGAAATTTCCGGAAGTCTTATTTTTTCAAGAAGGACCTGGTGTTAGGAATACACAGTACACTTCTGAAGGAGTAAAATTACTAAATGTTGCTAATTTAGTTAATGGAAAAGTAGATATATCTAATTCGGATAGATTTATTAGTAGAGATGAGGCATATGGTAAATATAAGCATTTTCTATGTGATAATGGAGATTTTATCGTTGCAAGTTCAGGTATTAAGGTTGAGTATATAGATAAGAAGATGGGATTTATTGATAAATCTATGTTACCACTATGTATGAACACTAGTACAATTAGATTTAAAGTTTTGAATAGTAAAGAACTTAATATTAGATATTTTATGTATTATTTAAAGTCAAGGCATTTTAAGCTACAGCTTGCCAAGCAGATTACAGGTTCTGCACAACTTAATTATGGACCAAGTCATTTAAAAGATATGTGCATACCAATAGTCGATATTTATATTCAAAATAATATAGTTGAGATATTGGATAAAATACAGAATATAATAGATACATACGAAGTCAAGATAGAAAAGTTAGATATTCTAGTCAAAGCCCGATTTGTGGAGATGTTTGGAGGGCGAGGGAAAGTAGTGCTATTAACAAATTATGTATGGTTTCAGGAAGGACCAGGTGTTAGATCAGTAGACTTTGCTGTAGAAGGAATAAATCTTTTAACAGGCTCAAATATTAACGATAATGAGCTTTCATTTGGATATAAGAGTGATAGGTTCATTTCTAATGAATTGGCTAATGGCAAGTATGCTCATTTTATGTGTGATAAGGATGATATATTGGTGGTTTCGTCTGCGATTGCACCAGAAAAATTTGATCAGAAAGTGGCTATTGTTGAAGAAGATAAGAAGTATTGTTTAAATACTGGTATAATAAGATTTAAGCCGAATAGAGAAGTCATGACACTGGGATATTTTAGAGAATTTCTAAAAACGGATTATTTTAAACATCAGGTTATGGCTGAAATGAGAGGAATTGCCCAGATGCATTTTGGACCTTCTCATTTGAAACAGATGACAATACTATTACCCGAGTCAATGGAACAGCAAATTGAGTTTGAAAAGTTTATTACACAAGTCAACAAATCAAAAGTTGAAGTGAAAAAGGCTCTGGATGAGGCACAGCTGTTATTTGATAGTCTCATGCAAAAGTATTTTGGATAG